A window of the Pseudomonas gozinkensis genome harbors these coding sequences:
- the dgcB gene encoding dimethylglycine demethylation protein DgcB, with translation MLNTLLPILLFAALALAVLGALRRVAMWRRGRASKVDLIGGLFAMPKRYMVDLHHVVARDKYIANTHVATAGGAVASIVLAILVHGFGLHNRILGYALLLMTAVMFVGAIFVYRRRLNPPSRLSKGPWMRLPKSLLAFSASFFLVTLPVAGILPENFGGWVLAAILGIGVLWGVSELFFGMTWGGPMKHAFAGALHLAWHRRAERFGGGRSTGLKPLDLNDPTAPLGVEKPKDFTWNQLLGFDACVQCGKCEAACPAFAAGQPLNPKKLIQDMVVGLAGGTDAKFAGSPYPGKPVGEHSGNPHQPIVNGLVDAETLWSCTTCRACVEECPMMIEHVDAIVDMRRHLTLEKGATPNKGAEVLENLIATDNPGGFAPGGRMNWAADLNLNLLSEKKSTDVLFWVGDGAFDMRNQRTLRAFVKVLKAAKVDFAVLGLEERDSGDVARRLGDEATFQLLAKRNIQTLAKYSFNRIVTCDPHSFHVLKNEYGAFDGNYLVQHHSTYLAEIIQAGALNLGQHKGNSVTYHDPCYLGRYNGEYEAPREVLRALGIEIKEMQRSGFRSRCCGGGGGAPITDIPGKQRIPDMRMEDIRETGAELVAVGCPQCTAMLEGVVEPRPLIKDIAELVADALLEDAAPNKPATPAKREPAEAH, from the coding sequence ATGTTGAACACCCTTCTTCCAATCCTGTTGTTCGCAGCCCTGGCCCTCGCGGTGCTGGGCGCGTTGCGGCGGGTGGCCATGTGGCGCCGAGGCCGGGCCTCGAAGGTCGATCTGATCGGCGGCCTGTTCGCCATGCCCAAGCGTTACATGGTCGATCTGCACCACGTGGTGGCGCGGGACAAATACATCGCCAACACCCACGTCGCCACGGCGGGCGGTGCGGTGGCGTCGATCGTGCTGGCGATTCTGGTACACGGTTTCGGCCTGCATAACCGCATTCTCGGCTACGCGTTGCTGCTGATGACGGCGGTGATGTTCGTCGGGGCGATCTTCGTTTATCGGCGTCGCCTCAATCCGCCGTCGCGGCTGTCGAAAGGCCCGTGGATGCGCCTGCCGAAAAGCCTGCTGGCGTTCTCGGCCTCGTTCTTCCTGGTGACCTTGCCGGTGGCCGGGATCCTGCCGGAGAACTTCGGCGGCTGGGTGCTGGCAGCGATTCTCGGCATCGGTGTGCTGTGGGGCGTGTCCGAGCTGTTCTTCGGCATGACCTGGGGCGGCCCGATGAAACACGCCTTCGCCGGTGCGTTGCATCTGGCTTGGCACCGTCGCGCCGAACGTTTTGGTGGTGGTCGTTCCACCGGTTTGAAACCGCTGGACCTGAATGATCCGACCGCGCCGCTGGGCGTGGAGAAACCCAAGGATTTCACCTGGAACCAGTTGCTCGGTTTCGACGCCTGCGTGCAGTGCGGCAAGTGCGAAGCGGCGTGCCCGGCGTTCGCCGCCGGCCAGCCGCTGAACCCGAAAAAACTGATTCAGGACATGGTCGTCGGCCTCGCCGGCGGCACCGATGCCAAGTTCGCCGGCAGCCCGTATCCGGGCAAACCGGTGGGCGAACACAGCGGCAATCCGCATCAACCGATCGTCAACGGTCTGGTCGATGCCGAAACCCTGTGGTCGTGCACCACCTGCCGCGCCTGCGTCGAGGAATGCCCGATGATGATCGAGCACGTCGATGCCATCGTCGACATGCGCCGGCACCTGACCCTGGAAAAAGGCGCGACCCCGAACAAGGGCGCCGAAGTCCTGGAAAACCTGATCGCCACCGACAACCCCGGCGGTTTCGCCCCGGGCGGACGGATGAACTGGGCGGCGGACCTGAACCTCAATCTGCTCAGCGAGAAGAAGTCCACCGACGTGCTGTTTTGGGTCGGCGACGGTGCCTTCGACATGCGCAATCAGCGCACTCTGCGTGCGTTCGTCAAAGTGCTGAAAGCGGCCAAGGTCGACTTCGCGGTGCTGGGTCTGGAAGAACGCGACAGCGGCGACGTGGCCCGACGTCTGGGTGATGAAGCGACTTTTCAGTTGCTCGCCAAACGCAACATCCAGACCCTGGCCAAATACAGCTTCAACCGCATCGTCACCTGCGATCCGCACAGTTTCCACGTGCTGAAAAACGAGTACGGCGCGTTCGACGGCAACTACCTCGTGCAGCATCACAGCACCTACCTGGCGGAAATCATCCAGGCCGGCGCGCTGAACCTCGGTCAGCACAAAGGCAACAGCGTGACTTACCACGATCCGTGCTACCTCGGCCGCTACAACGGCGAGTACGAAGCGCCGCGCGAAGTGCTGCGCGCCCTCGGCATCGAGATCAAGGAAATGCAACGTTCCGGATTCCGTTCGCGCTGCTGCGGCGGCGGTGGCGGGGCGCCGATCACCGACATTCCGGGCAAGCAGCGGATTCCCGACATGCGCATGGAGGACATCCGCGAGACCGGCGCCGAACTGGTGGCCGTGGGTTGTCCACAGTGCACGGCGATGCTCGAAGGCGTGGTCGAACCGCGTCCGCTGATCAAGGACATCGCCGAACTGGTGGCCGACGCGCTGCTCGAAGATGCCGCGCCGAACAAGCCTGCCACCCCGGCCAAACGTGAACCTGCGGAGGCCCACTGA
- the dgcA gene encoding dimethylglycine demethylation protein DgcA: protein MAFEAMFQPIQIGKLTIRNRVLSTAHAEVYATDGGMTTERYVKYYEEKAKGGIGLAICGGSSVVAIDSPQQWWSSVNLSTDRIIPHFQNLADAMHKHGAKIMIQITHMGRRSRWDGFHWPTLMSPSGIREPVHRATCKTIEPEEIWRVIGNYAQAARRAKAGGLDGVELSAVHQHMIDQFWSPRVNKRTDEWGGTFEGRMKFGLEVLKAVRAEVGDDFCVGMRICGDEFHPDGLSHEDMKQIAKYYDDTGMLDFIGVVGSGCDTHNTLANVIPNMSYPPEPFLHLAAGIKEVVKVPVLHAQNIKDPNQATRILEGGYVDMVGMTRAHIADPHLIAKIKMGQIDQIKQCVGANYCIDRQYQGLDVLCIQNAATSREYMGVPHIIEKSTGPKRKVVIVGAGPAGMEAARVAAERGHDVTLFEKKEFIGGQITTASKAPQRDQIAGITRWFQLELARLKVDLRLGTAADADTIMDLRPDIVVLAVGGHPYLEQNEHWGAAEGLVVSSWDVLDGKVAPGKNVLVYDTICEFTGMSVADFLADKGSQVEIVTDDIKPGVAIGGTSFPTYYRSMYPKEVIMTGDMMLEKVYREGDKLVAVLENEYTGAKEERVVDQVVVENGVRPDEEIYYALKDGSRNKGQIDVEALFAIQPQPSLSSTGDGYLLFRIGDCVAQRNTHAAIYDALRLCKDF from the coding sequence ATGGCTTTCGAAGCAATGTTTCAGCCAATTCAAATTGGCAAACTGACCATCCGCAACCGCGTGCTCAGCACCGCGCACGCCGAGGTCTACGCGACCGACGGCGGCATGACCACCGAACGGTACGTCAAGTATTACGAAGAGAAAGCCAAGGGCGGCATCGGCCTGGCGATCTGTGGCGGTTCGTCCGTGGTGGCGATCGACAGCCCGCAGCAATGGTGGAGTTCGGTGAACCTGTCCACCGACCGGATCATCCCGCACTTCCAGAATCTCGCCGACGCCATGCACAAGCATGGCGCCAAGATCATGATCCAGATTACCCACATGGGTCGACGCTCCCGTTGGGACGGTTTCCACTGGCCGACCCTGATGTCGCCGTCGGGTATCCGTGAACCGGTGCACCGCGCCACTTGCAAAACGATTGAGCCGGAAGAGATCTGGCGGGTGATCGGCAACTACGCGCAAGCGGCTCGCCGCGCCAAGGCTGGTGGCCTGGACGGCGTCGAACTGTCGGCCGTGCACCAGCACATGATCGACCAGTTCTGGAGTCCGCGCGTCAACAAGCGTACCGACGAATGGGGCGGTACCTTTGAAGGCCGGATGAAGTTCGGTCTGGAAGTCCTCAAAGCCGTGCGCGCCGAGGTCGGTGACGACTTCTGCGTCGGCATGCGCATCTGCGGCGACGAGTTCCACCCGGACGGTCTGTCCCACGAAGACATGAAGCAGATCGCCAAGTATTACGACGACACCGGCATGCTCGATTTCATCGGCGTCGTCGGCTCGGGTTGCGACACCCACAACACCCTGGCCAACGTGATTCCGAACATGAGTTATCCACCGGAGCCGTTCCTGCACCTGGCGGCCGGGATCAAGGAAGTGGTCAAGGTTCCGGTGCTGCACGCGCAGAACATCAAGGACCCGAACCAGGCGACGCGGATTCTCGAGGGCGGTTACGTCGACATGGTCGGCATGACCCGCGCCCACATCGCCGACCCGCACCTGATCGCCAAGATCAAGATGGGCCAGATCGACCAGATCAAACAGTGCGTCGGCGCCAACTACTGCATCGACCGTCAGTACCAGGGTCTGGATGTGCTGTGCATCCAGAACGCCGCGACGTCCCGTGAATACATGGGCGTGCCGCACATCATCGAGAAATCCACCGGGCCGAAACGCAAGGTGGTGATCGTCGGTGCCGGCCCGGCGGGGATGGAAGCTGCCCGTGTGGCAGCCGAACGTGGCCACGACGTGACCCTGTTCGAGAAGAAAGAATTCATCGGCGGCCAGATCACTACCGCCTCGAAAGCGCCGCAGCGTGACCAGATCGCCGGTATCACCCGCTGGTTCCAGCTGGAGCTGGCGCGGCTGAAAGTCGACCTGCGTCTGGGAACAGCAGCGGACGCCGATACCATCATGGACCTGCGTCCGGACATCGTGGTGCTGGCCGTCGGCGGGCACCCGTACCTGGAGCAGAACGAACACTGGGGCGCCGCCGAAGGGCTGGTGGTCAGCAGCTGGGACGTGCTCGACGGCAAGGTTGCGCCGGGCAAGAACGTGCTGGTCTACGACACCATTTGCGAGTTCACCGGGATGTCGGTGGCCGATTTCCTTGCCGACAAGGGCAGCCAGGTCGAGATCGTCACCGACGACATCAAGCCGGGCGTGGCCATCGGCGGTACGTCGTTCCCGACCTACTACCGCAGCATGTACCCGAAAGAAGTGATCATGACCGGCGACATGATGCTGGAGAAGGTCTACCGCGAAGGCGACAAGCTCGTTGCCGTGCTGGAGAACGAATACACCGGCGCCAAAGAGGAGCGGGTGGTGGATCAGGTGGTCGTCGAGAACGGCGTGCGCCCGGACGAAGAAATCTACTACGCGCTGAAGGATGGCTCGCGCAACAAGGGCCAGATCGATGTCGAGGCGCTGTTCGCGATCCAGCCGCAACCTTCGCTGAGCAGCACCGGCGACGGTTACCTGCTGTTCCGCATCGGTGACTGCGTGGCGCAGCGCAATACCCACGCCGCCATCTACGACGCCCTGCGCCTCTGCAAGGATTTCTAA
- a CDS encoding DUF5943 domain-containing protein, with the protein MAKIAPQLPIEVDSETGVWTSDALPMLYVPRHFFVNNHMGIEEVLGADAYAEILYKAGYKSAWHWCEKEAECHGLEGVAVFEHYMKRLSQRGWGLFKIQDIDLGKGTCSVKLEHSAFVYVYGKVGRKVDYMFTGWFAGAMDQILAARGSKIRTVAEQVYGGSEEGHDDGLFTVKPL; encoded by the coding sequence ATGGCCAAGATCGCCCCGCAATTGCCAATCGAAGTCGACAGCGAGACCGGTGTCTGGACCTCCGACGCCCTGCCGATGCTGTATGTGCCGCGCCACTTCTTCGTGAACAACCACATGGGCATCGAGGAAGTGCTGGGCGCCGACGCCTATGCCGAAATCCTCTACAAGGCCGGCTACAAATCCGCCTGGCACTGGTGTGAAAAAGAAGCCGAGTGCCACGGCCTGGAAGGCGTCGCGGTGTTCGAGCACTACATGAAGCGCCTGTCGCAGCGCGGCTGGGGCCTGTTCAAGATCCAGGACATCGACCTCGGCAAAGGCACCTGCAGCGTCAAGCTCGAACACTCGGCGTTCGTCTACGTCTACGGCAAGGTCGGGCGCAAGGTCGACTACATGTTCACCGGCTGGTTTGCCGGTGCCATGGACCAGATCCTCGCCGCTCGCGGCAGCAAGATCCGCACCGTGGCCGAGCAGGTTTACGGTGGCTCCGAAGAAGGCCACGACGACGGCCTGTTCACCGTCAAGCCGTTGTAA
- a CDS encoding dipeptidase gives MSPAELHADSIVIDGLIIAKWNRELFEDMRKGGLTAANCTVSVWEGFQATVNNIAASQKLIRENSDLVIPVRTTADIRKAKEQGKTGILFGFQNAHAFEDQIGYVEVFKQLGVGIVQMCYNTQNLVGTGCYERDGGLSGFGREIVAEMNRVGVMCDLSHVGSKTSEEVILESKKPVCYSHCLPSGLKEHPRNKSDEELKFIADHGGFVGVTMFAPFLAKGIDSTIDDYAEAIEYTMNIVGEDAIGIGTDFTQGHGQDFFEYLTHDKGYARRLTNFGKIINPLGIRTVGEFPNLTETLLKRGHSERVVRKIMGENWVNVLKDVWGE, from the coding sequence ATGAGCCCAGCCGAATTACACGCCGACAGCATCGTTATCGACGGTCTGATCATTGCCAAATGGAACCGCGAGCTGTTCGAAGACATGCGCAAGGGCGGTCTGACGGCGGCCAACTGCACCGTGTCGGTGTGGGAGGGCTTTCAGGCCACGGTCAACAACATCGCCGCCAGCCAGAAACTGATTCGCGAAAACAGCGACCTGGTGATCCCCGTCCGCACCACCGCCGACATCCGCAAGGCCAAGGAGCAGGGCAAGACCGGCATCCTCTTCGGCTTCCAGAACGCCCACGCCTTTGAAGACCAGATCGGCTATGTCGAGGTGTTCAAGCAGCTCGGCGTCGGCATCGTGCAGATGTGCTACAACACCCAGAACCTGGTGGGCACCGGTTGCTACGAACGTGACGGCGGCCTGTCGGGCTTCGGTCGCGAAATCGTCGCCGAGATGAACCGTGTCGGCGTCATGTGCGACCTGTCCCACGTCGGTTCCAAGACTTCCGAGGAAGTCATCCTCGAATCGAAAAAACCGGTCTGCTATTCCCACTGCCTGCCGTCGGGGCTCAAAGAGCACCCGCGCAACAAGTCCGATGAAGAGCTTAAGTTTATTGCCGACCACGGCGGTTTCGTCGGCGTGACCATGTTCGCGCCGTTCCTGGCCAAGGGCATCGATTCGACCATCGACGACTACGCCGAAGCCATCGAATACACCATGAACATCGTCGGCGAAGACGCCATCGGCATCGGCACCGACTTCACCCAGGGTCACGGTCAGGACTTCTTCGAATACCTGACCCACGACAAGGGCTACGCCCGCCGTCTGACCAACTTCGGCAAGATCATCAACCCGCTGGGCATCCGCACCGTCGGCGAGTTCCCGAACCTGACCGAAACCCTGCTCAAGCGCGGCCACTCCGAACGAGTCGTGCGCAAGATCATGGGCGAAAACTGGGTCAACGTCCTGAAAGACGTCTGGGGCGAGTAA
- a CDS encoding lysozyme inhibitor LprI family protein, whose translation MKSIFLALALIATGVHAAEESDNNPCDAVENDIQTLECSTYSRTTAEDLLKDNYASLNERMQTTYGKNPAQLADITAKLKAAQQQWLKTRDADCAVEAFPATDGSKAFKIAQNDCVARMSDERSEFLESIGQE comes from the coding sequence ATGAAATCGATCTTCCTGGCCCTGGCCCTGATTGCGACCGGCGTACACGCCGCCGAAGAGTCCGACAACAACCCCTGCGACGCGGTGGAAAACGACATCCAGACCCTGGAATGCTCGACTTACAGCCGCACCACCGCCGAGGACCTGCTCAAGGACAACTACGCCAGCCTGAACGAGCGCATGCAGACCACCTACGGCAAGAACCCGGCGCAACTGGCCGACATCACCGCCAAACTCAAGGCCGCCCAGCAACAATGGCTGAAAACCCGCGACGCCGACTGCGCCGTCGAAGCCTTCCCGGCGACGGACGGCAGCAAGGCCTTCAAGATTGCGCAGAACGATTGCGTGGCGCGGATGAGTGACGAGCGGTCGGAGTTTTTGGAGTCGATAGGCCAGGAGTGA
- a CDS encoding DUF3010 family protein translates to MNICGIEIKGSEAIIAVASLDGSVLSHVALSTKKIALDDDDEAANVKLFAAQVASFVRENSIDRIAIKKRSKKGEFAGGPTTFKIEGVFQLLDGCEVTLLSPQTINAQAKKHNFELPGTLNKYQHEAYKAACSALVKK, encoded by the coding sequence ATGAACATCTGCGGTATCGAAATCAAAGGCAGTGAAGCGATCATCGCCGTGGCGTCCCTCGACGGTTCGGTGCTGAGCCATGTCGCGCTGAGCACCAAGAAAATCGCGCTGGACGATGACGACGAGGCGGCCAACGTGAAGCTGTTCGCGGCTCAGGTGGCGTCGTTCGTGCGCGAGAACTCGATTGATCGCATCGCGATCAAGAAGCGCAGCAAGAAGGGCGAGTTTGCCGGTGGCCCGACCACGTTCAAGATCGAGGGCGTGTTTCAGTTGCTGGACGGTTGCGAGGTGACGTTGCTGTCGCCACAGACGATCAATGCCCAGGCCAAGAAGCACAATTTCGAGCTGCCGGGCACGCTGAACAAGTATCAGCATGAAGCCTACAAGGCCGCGTGCTCGGCATTGGTGAAGAAGTAA
- a CDS encoding GlxA family transcriptional regulator produces MSQDFYFLLMPGFSAIGFISAIEPLRVANRFRGELYRWHVLSDDGGAVLASNGMSVNADAALEPLKKGATLLVVAGFEPLKFATPALEHWLRRLDNEGVTLGAIDTGSFVLAEAGLLDGHRLTLHWEAIDAFKESYPQLSVTQELFEIDRRRITSAGGTASIDLMLDLIAQAHGPQLAIQVSEQFVLGRIRPRKDHQRMEVATRYGISNKKLVHVIGEMEQHSEPPLTTLELAESIKVTRRQLERLFRLHLNDTPSNFYLRLRLEKARQLLRQTDMSVLEVSIACGFESPSYFTRSYRAKFARCPREDRRREAV; encoded by the coding sequence ATGTCCCAGGATTTCTACTTTCTGTTGATGCCGGGTTTTTCCGCCATCGGTTTCATCTCTGCGATCGAACCGCTGCGGGTGGCCAACCGCTTTCGCGGCGAGCTGTACCGCTGGCACGTCTTGAGCGACGATGGCGGGGCGGTGCTGGCGAGCAACGGGATGTCGGTCAACGCCGATGCGGCGCTTGAACCGCTGAAGAAGGGTGCGACGCTGCTGGTGGTCGCCGGTTTCGAACCGCTGAAGTTCGCCACCCCGGCGCTGGAGCACTGGCTGCGACGGCTGGACAACGAAGGCGTGACCCTCGGCGCCATCGACACCGGCAGCTTCGTCCTTGCCGAGGCGGGCCTGCTCGATGGTCATCGCCTGACGCTGCACTGGGAGGCCATCGATGCCTTCAAGGAATCTTATCCACAGCTCAGCGTCACCCAGGAGCTGTTCGAGATCGACCGTCGGCGTATCACGTCTGCCGGCGGCACCGCCTCCATCGACCTGATGCTCGACCTGATCGCCCAGGCTCACGGCCCGCAGCTGGCGATCCAGGTCAGCGAGCAGTTTGTATTGGGGCGGATTCGTCCGCGCAAAGACCACCAGCGCATGGAAGTCGCCACGCGTTACGGCATCAGCAACAAGAAGCTGGTGCATGTGATCGGCGAGATGGAGCAGCACAGCGAACCACCGCTGACCACGCTGGAACTGGCGGAGTCGATCAAGGTGACGCGGCGGCAACTGGAGCGCCTGTTTCGCCTGCACCTGAACGACACTCCGAGCAATTTCTATCTGCGCTTGAGACTGGAAAAGGCCCGGCAGCTGTTGCGCCAGACCGACATGAGCGTGCTGGAAGTCAGCATCGCCTGCGGGTTTGAATCACCGTCGTATTTCACCCGCAGCTACCGGGCGAAGTTTGCACGGTGTCCACGGGAGGATCGGCGACGGGAGGCCGTTTGA
- a CDS encoding choline ABC transporter substrate-binding protein, producing the protein MKRLISSCVLALSGTAFLSASVMAAEPAACQNVRMGVVNWTDVIATSAMAQVLLDGLGYSTKQTSASQQIVFAGIRDQRLDLFLGYWNPLMTQTITPFVDANQVKVLEAPSLKDARATLAVPTYLADKGLKTFADIAKFEKELGGKIYGIEPGSGANTQIKAMIAKNQFGLGKFQLVESSEAGMLAAVDRAVRRKEAVVFFGWAPHPMNVNVQMTYLTGSDDALGPNEGMATVWTVTAPKYAEQCPNVSRLLSNLTFTAEDESRMMQPLLDHKDAFESARQWLKDHPQDKQRWLEGVTTFDGKPAAENLQLTSK; encoded by the coding sequence ATGAAACGACTGATCAGCAGCTGTGTTCTCGCACTCAGCGGTACCGCGTTTTTAAGCGCCAGCGTCATGGCGGCTGAACCCGCCGCCTGCCAGAACGTGCGCATGGGTGTGGTGAACTGGACCGACGTGATCGCCACCAGTGCCATGGCTCAGGTTCTGCTCGACGGCCTCGGCTACAGCACCAAACAGACCAGCGCCTCTCAGCAAATCGTCTTCGCCGGCATCCGCGACCAGCGTCTGGACCTGTTCCTCGGCTACTGGAACCCGCTGATGACCCAGACCATCACCCCGTTCGTCGATGCAAACCAGGTCAAGGTACTTGAAGCGCCAAGCCTCAAGGACGCCCGCGCTACCCTCGCCGTGCCGACCTATCTGGCGGACAAGGGCCTGAAAACCTTCGCCGATATCGCCAAGTTCGAGAAAGAACTGGGCGGCAAGATCTACGGCATCGAGCCAGGCTCGGGCGCCAACACCCAGATCAAGGCGATGATCGCCAAGAACCAGTTCGGCCTCGGCAAGTTCCAGCTCGTGGAATCCAGCGAAGCCGGCATGCTCGCCGCCGTCGATCGCGCCGTGCGCCGCAAGGAAGCCGTGGTGTTCTTCGGCTGGGCGCCGCACCCGATGAACGTCAACGTGCAGATGACCTATCTGACCGGCAGCGACGACGCCCTCGGCCCGAACGAAGGCATGGCCACCGTGTGGACCGTCACCGCGCCGAAATACGCCGAACAATGCCCGAACGTCAGCCGCCTGCTGAGCAACCTGACGTTCACCGCCGAAGACGAGAGCCGGATGATGCAGCCGCTGCTCGATCACAAGGATGCTTTCGAATCGGCCAGGCAATGGCTCAAGGATCACCCGCAGGACAAACAGCGCTGGCTCGAAGGCGTCACCACCTTCGATGGCAAACCGGCGGCTGAAAACCTCCAGCTCACCAGCAAATAA
- a CDS encoding 3-keto-5-aminohexanoate cleavage protein, which produces MNHDVIITCALTGAGDTTAKSPHVPVTPKQIAAAAVEAAKAGATVVHCHVRDPQTGKFSRDVALYREVMERIREADVDIIVNLTAGMGGDLEIGPGENPMEFGPNTDLVGPLTRLAHVEELLPEICTLDCGTLNFGDGDTIYVSTPAQLRAGAKRITELGVKAELEIFDTGHLWFAKQMIKEGLLDNPLFQLCLGIPWGAPADTTTMKAMVDNLPADAVWAGFGIGRMQMPMAAQAVLLGGNVRVGLEDNLWLDKGVLATNGQLVERASEILSRLGARVLTPAEGRKKMGLTQRG; this is translated from the coding sequence ATGAACCACGACGTCATCATCACCTGCGCACTCACCGGTGCTGGCGACACGACCGCCAAGAGCCCTCACGTGCCGGTCACCCCGAAACAGATCGCCGCAGCCGCAGTAGAAGCTGCCAAGGCCGGCGCCACGGTCGTGCACTGCCACGTCCGTGACCCGCAGACCGGCAAGTTCAGCCGCGACGTGGCGCTGTACCGCGAAGTCATGGAGCGCATCCGCGAAGCCGACGTCGACATCATCGTCAACCTCACCGCCGGCATGGGCGGTGACCTGGAAATCGGCCCGGGCGAGAACCCGATGGAGTTCGGCCCGAACACCGACCTGGTCGGCCCGCTGACCCGCCTGGCCCATGTCGAAGAACTGCTGCCGGAAATCTGCACCCTGGATTGCGGCACCCTGAACTTCGGCGACGGCGACACCATTTATGTCTCCACCCCGGCCCAGTTGCGCGCCGGTGCCAAGCGCATCACCGAGCTGGGCGTGAAAGCTGAGCTGGAAATTTTCGACACCGGCCACCTGTGGTTCGCCAAACAGATGATCAAGGAAGGCCTGCTCGACAACCCGCTGTTCCAGCTGTGCCTGGGCATCCCGTGGGGCGCGCCGGCCGACACCACCACCATGAAAGCCATGGTCGACAACCTGCCCGCCGACGCCGTGTGGGCCGGGTTCGGCATCGGCCGGATGCAGATGCCGATGGCGGCGCAAGCGGTGCTGCTCGGCGGCAACGTGCGGGTCGGTCTGGAAGACAACCTGTGGCTGGACAAAGGCGTGCTGGCGACCAACGGCCAACTGGTCGAACGCGCCAGCGAGATCCTCAGCCGCCTCGGCGCCCGCGTGCTGACCCCGGCTGAAGGTCGCAAGAAGATGGGCCTGACCCAGCGCGGCTGA
- a CDS encoding L-carnitine dehydrogenase, whose protein sequence is MSFITEIKTFAALGSGVIGSGWVARALAHGLDVVAWDPAPGAEAALRKRVANAWGALEKNGLAPGASQDRLRFVATIEECVRDADFIQESAPERLELKLELHSKISAAAKPNALIGSSTSGLLPSEFYESSTHPERCVVGHPFNPVYLLPLVEVVGGKNTAPEAVQAAMKVYESLGMRPLHVRKEVPGFIADRLLEALWREALHLVNDGVATTGEIDDAIRFGAGLRWSFMGTFLTYTLAGGDAGMRHFMSQFGPALQLPWTYLPAPELTDKLIDDVVDGTSDQLGRHSISALERYRDDCLLAVLEAVKTTKEKHGMSFSE, encoded by the coding sequence ATGAGCTTTATCACCGAAATCAAAACCTTCGCAGCACTGGGCAGCGGCGTCATCGGCAGCGGCTGGGTCGCCCGCGCCCTCGCCCACGGCCTTGACGTGGTGGCCTGGGACCCGGCGCCGGGTGCCGAAGCGGCGCTGCGCAAACGCGTGGCCAACGCCTGGGGCGCACTGGAGAAAAACGGTCTGGCGCCGGGCGCTTCGCAGGATCGCCTGCGCTTTGTCGCGACCATTGAAGAATGCGTGCGCGATGCGGATTTCATCCAGGAAAGCGCCCCGGAACGCCTTGAACTGAAACTGGAGCTGCACAGCAAAATCAGCGCGGCGGCCAAGCCGAATGCGTTGATCGGTTCCAGCACTTCCGGCCTGTTGCCGAGCGAGTTCTACGAGAGCTCGACCCACCCGGAACGCTGCGTGGTCGGTCACCCGTTCAACCCGGTTTACCTGCTGCCGCTGGTGGAAGTGGTCGGCGGCAAGAACACCGCGCCGGAAGCGGTTCAAGCGGCGATGAAAGTCTACGAATCCCTCGGCATGCGCCCGCTGCATGTGCGCAAGGAAGTGCCGGGCTTCATCGCCGACCGCCTGCTCGAAGCGCTGTGGCGCGAGGCACTGCACCTGGTCAACGATGGTGTGGCGACCACCGGTGAAATCGACGATGCGATCCGCTTTGGCGCCGGTCTGCGCTGGTCGTTCATGGGTACATTCTTGACTTACACCCTGGCCGGTGGCGATGCCGGCATGCGCCACTTCATGTCGCAGTTCGGCCCGGCGTTGCAGTTGCCGTGGACGTACCTGCCGGCGCCGGAACTGACCGACAAGTTGATCGACGATGTGGTGGACGGCACCAGCGATCAACTGGGCCGGCACAGTATCTCGGCGCTGGAGCGCTATCGTGATGATTGTCTGCTGGCGGTGCTTGAGGCGGTGAAAACCACCAAAGAAAAGCACGGGATGAGTTTCAGCGAGTAA
- a CDS encoding thioesterase family protein, with amino-acid sequence MPTLTTYQTRIIPDWVDYNGHLRDAFYLLIFSYATDALMDRLGMDSNNREASGHSLFTLELHLNYLHEVKLDAEVEVRTQIIGHDQKRLHLYHSLHLAGGDKELAGNEQMLLHVDLAGPRSAPFTPDTLGRLQAIVAEQADLPAPAYIGRVIALPPAR; translated from the coding sequence ATGCCCACCCTCACCACCTACCAGACCCGCATCATCCCCGACTGGGTCGACTACAACGGCCACCTGCGCGACGCCTTCTACCTGCTGATTTTCAGCTACGCCACCGACGCCCTGATGGATCGTCTCGGCATGGACAGCAACAACCGCGAAGCCAGCGGCCACTCGTTGTTCACCCTCGAACTGCACCTCAACTATCTGCACGAAGTGAAGCTCGATGCCGAAGTCGAAGTGCGCACGCAGATCATCGGCCACGACCAGAAACGCCTGCACCTCTATCACAGCCTGCACCTGGCTGGCGGTGACAAGGAACTGGCCGGCAACGAACAGATGCTGCTGCACGTCGACCTCGCCGGGCCGCGCTCCGCACCGTTTACGCCGGACACCCTGGGCCGTCTGCAAGCCATCGTCGCCGAGCAGGCCGACCTGCCAGCGCCTGCTTACATTGGCCGGGTCATCGCCCTGCCCCCAGCCCGGTAA